Proteins from a single region of Sediminitomix flava:
- a CDS encoding NDR1/HIN1-like protein, protein MAKRKNYLSLIVLSLLMIFGLVSCKIHEPEFKSIDNLSVKRISSGDILLTADAEFYNPNGIKMALDSVSIDVIINDEIVGSINQPLKTTMPSKADFTLPLEVRFPSKKLFSNVLDGLFKVLSNEKFEVKYNGFVQTKAVGIPVKVPVRAKSTIEI, encoded by the coding sequence ATGGCTAAAAGAAAGAATTACTTGTCGCTTATTGTTTTATCATTACTAATGATTTTTGGTCTTGTTTCATGTAAGATTCACGAACCAGAATTTAAGAGCATAGATAACCTGAGTGTTAAACGTATAAGTAGCGGAGACATCCTACTTACTGCAGATGCTGAATTTTACAACCCGAATGGGATTAAAATGGCTCTAGACAGCGTAAGTATTGATGTAATCATTAACGATGAGATTGTAGGTTCAATCAATCAACCTTTGAAAACAACAATGCCATCAAAAGCTGATTTCACACTACCTTTGGAGGTTAGATTTCCTTCAAAGAAGTTATTCAGCAATGTATTAGATGGTCTTTTCAAGGTTCTATCGAATGAAAAATTTGAAGTGAAATATAATGGTTTTGTTCAGACCAAAGCAGTAGGTATTCCTGTAAAAGTACCTGTGAGAGCAAAATCGACCATTGAGATTTAG
- a CDS encoding class I SAM-dependent methyltransferase: protein MQELDEQQERFVASNITFYNNMEISQFKKFANLIGLDQGEDIDEIYDEISKADRVLELGSGYGRVIEVLRRKGFKGVISGVERSLKLREYVQNTFNEDVRLFKELPLELNEKFDAILYVWSGILEQERDIQKDIVKQCAELLDEGGKLLIETPFKEIKKLGDLKEDTKTIRVKEEWGTLSAYFTSAQDIEEYAKEAGFKNIREVYYHTRTNLSRIFYILQK from the coding sequence TTGCAGGAACTTGACGAACAACAGGAACGATTTGTAGCATCCAACATCACATTTTATAATAACATGGAGATTTCGCAGTTTAAAAAATTTGCGAATCTTATCGGGTTGGATCAAGGTGAAGATATTGACGAGATTTATGATGAAATTTCGAAGGCTGATCGTGTCCTAGAATTAGGTTCTGGTTATGGTCGCGTGATTGAAGTTTTACGTCGTAAAGGATTCAAAGGAGTTATATCGGGTGTAGAAAGATCCCTAAAACTACGCGAATATGTTCAAAATACCTTTAACGAAGATGTTAGACTTTTTAAAGAACTTCCTTTAGAATTAAATGAGAAATTCGATGCGATACTTTACGTATGGTCGGGTATTCTAGAACAAGAAAGAGACATTCAGAAAGACATTGTTAAACAGTGTGCAGAACTGTTAGACGAAGGGGGGAAATTATTGATAGAAACTCCTTTTAAGGAAATAAAAAAACTAGGTGACTTAAAAGAAGACACCAAAACGATTAGGGTGAAAGAAGAATGGGGTACACTCTCAGCTTATTTTACTTCTGCTCAAGACATTGAAGAATATGCCAAAGAAGCAGGATTTAAAAACATTAGAGAGGTTTACTATCACACAAGGACAAATCTGTCTCGTATTTTTTACATTCTTCAAAAATAA
- a CDS encoding AGE family epimerase/isomerase, translating into MIRQTLLSVFFLTVFSCAPQKEVSTPKLPDVYKQNIENLIGFFDKNAWNDSLGVYYSELDNEGNLQSEKVYTVALSRLIYGLSYTSEFYPENLDKAERLIKFQLESLIASDTIGLYSISSIENGVKDSTQVLDIWQQAYGLCGLSEFYRQKPNKALLEKIHALHDGFVSRFHDVTNGGFWSNYEIGKGGQSGSKSLQSLMYPITAYTANLWLADKENRKKYEPFIQENIALLYKNAWNEDTNWVNVKFNDDWSVCNSEDPNKPCFTVTPGHNFQLASLFLRTDRFTFFTDKEIEKYQRRGIEILEATLNKRSIYHEGKIKNGFYSEVNPFTNEILDERKTWWQHAEAILALSLVKDDRYEKELKLLKNFFFSHFPDHKYGGEYFFITKDNEPVRTEWKGSIGKSTYHTTEMIRFLMEKESE; encoded by the coding sequence ATGATTCGACAAACATTACTTTCTGTTTTCTTTCTGACAGTATTTTCTTGTGCTCCCCAAAAAGAAGTTAGTACACCAAAGTTACCAGATGTCTATAAGCAGAATATCGAAAACTTAATTGGCTTTTTTGATAAAAATGCTTGGAATGATTCCTTGGGTGTGTATTATTCCGAGCTTGATAATGAAGGGAATTTACAGTCTGAAAAAGTATATACAGTTGCTCTGAGTAGATTGATTTATGGTTTGTCATATACCTCAGAATTTTACCCAGAAAATTTAGATAAAGCTGAACGACTCATCAAGTTCCAGTTAGAATCTTTGATTGCTTCTGACACTATTGGGCTTTATTCTATTTCTTCAATTGAAAATGGGGTAAAGGATTCAACTCAAGTTTTAGATATTTGGCAACAAGCTTATGGTTTGTGTGGTTTGAGTGAATTTTACAGACAAAAACCTAATAAAGCGCTATTAGAAAAAATCCATGCTTTACACGATGGTTTTGTATCACGATTCCATGATGTAACTAATGGTGGTTTTTGGAGTAACTATGAGATAGGGAAAGGTGGACAATCGGGCAGTAAATCCTTACAATCTCTGATGTATCCGATAACAGCTTATACAGCCAATTTATGGCTTGCTGACAAAGAGAATAGAAAGAAGTATGAGCCTTTCATTCAAGAAAATATAGCACTTCTTTATAAAAATGCATGGAATGAAGACACAAATTGGGTGAATGTCAAATTCAATGATGATTGGTCAGTTTGCAATTCTGAAGATCCAAATAAGCCATGTTTTACAGTTACCCCTGGTCATAATTTTCAGTTAGCCTCTCTTTTTCTAAGAACTGATCGATTTACTTTTTTTACAGATAAAGAAATCGAGAAATATCAAAGAAGAGGAATTGAAATATTAGAAGCTACGCTGAATAAGAGAAGTATTTATCATGAAGGGAAAATTAAAAATGGTTTTTACAGCGAGGTAAATCCATTCACAAATGAAATCTTAGATGAAAGAAAAACATGGTGGCAACATGCTGAAGCTATTTTAGCATTATCTTTAGTGAAAGATGATCGATATGAAAAAGAGTTAAAGTTGCTAAAGAATTTCTTTTTCAGTCATTTCCCAGACCATAAATATGGTGGAGAGTATTTCTTTATCACTAAAGATAATGAGCCTGTGAGGACAGAGTGGAAAGGCAGTATCGGAAAATCTACTTATCATACAACTGAAATGATTCGTTTTCTGATGGAGAAAGAAAGTGAGTAA
- a CDS encoding saccharopine dehydrogenase family protein codes for MSKVLIIGAGGVGNVVAHKCAMNSEVFSEITLASRRKIKCDEIAAEVKQRTGVEISTAQVDADNVPELVELINKVKPAIVINVALPYQDLTIMDACLETKVHYLDTANYEPIDEAKFEYSWQWAYQERFKEAGITAVLGCGFDPGVTGVFTAFAQKHQFDEIHFLDIVDCNAGDHGKAFATNFNPEINIREITQNGKFWEKGAWVETKPLEIHKPIEYPNIGPRESYLLYHEELESLVKNIPHMKRARFWMTFGQEYIKHLEVLQNVGMTRIDPIIYEGKEIVPLQFLKAVLPEPSELGENYEGQTSIGCQLKGLKDGKEKTYYVYNNCDHAEVYKEVGGQAVAYTTGVPAMIGAMMVLKGEWSGAGVYNVEEFNPDPFMHQLNVQGLPWKEEFNPILPHEDYY; via the coding sequence ATGAGTAAAGTATTGATAATTGGAGCTGGTGGCGTAGGTAACGTCGTAGCTCATAAATGTGCGATGAATTCAGAAGTTTTTTCTGAAATTACTTTGGCTAGTCGCCGTAAAATCAAATGTGATGAGATTGCAGCTGAAGTAAAGCAACGTACAGGCGTGGAAATTTCCACAGCTCAAGTTGATGCTGATAATGTTCCAGAATTAGTGGAACTAATCAATAAGGTAAAACCTGCTATTGTGATCAATGTGGCACTTCCATATCAAGATTTAACGATTATGGATGCATGTTTGGAAACAAAGGTTCATTACCTGGATACCGCTAACTATGAACCGATTGATGAGGCTAAGTTTGAGTATAGTTGGCAATGGGCTTATCAAGAAAGATTTAAAGAAGCTGGAATTACTGCAGTGCTAGGGTGTGGTTTTGACCCTGGAGTTACTGGTGTGTTTACAGCATTTGCCCAAAAGCACCAATTTGACGAAATACATTTCTTGGATATTGTAGATTGTAATGCTGGAGATCACGGGAAAGCATTTGCTACAAACTTTAACCCCGAGATTAATATTCGCGAGATTACGCAGAATGGTAAATTTTGGGAAAAAGGAGCTTGGGTAGAAACAAAGCCTCTAGAGATTCATAAACCAATTGAGTATCCTAATATTGGTCCTAGAGAATCTTATTTGCTTTATCATGAAGAATTGGAATCTCTTGTGAAAAATATTCCTCATATGAAACGTGCTCGTTTCTGGATGACTTTCGGACAAGAGTATATCAAGCATTTAGAAGTGCTTCAAAATGTTGGAATGACTCGTATTGATCCAATTATTTATGAAGGAAAAGAAATTGTTCCTCTTCAGTTCCTTAAAGCTGTTCTTCCTGAGCCATCTGAACTAGGAGAGAATTACGAAGGGCAAACATCTATTGGTTGTCAATTGAAAGGCCTAAAGGATGGTAAGGAAAAAACATATTATGTTTATAACAACTGTGACCACGCAGAAGTATACAAGGAAGTCGGAGGGCAAGCAGTTGCTTATACTACAGGCGTGCCTGCTATGATCGGTGCCATGATGGTATTGAAAGGAGAGTGGTCTGGAGCCGGTGTTTATAATGTAGAAGAGTTCAACCCTGATCCATTTATGCACCAATTGAATGTACAAGGTTTACCTTGGAAAGAAGAATTCAATCCTATTTTACCTCACGAAGATTATTATTAA
- a CDS encoding NADP-dependent isocitrate dehydrogenase, whose protein sequence is MTEKKPKIIYTKTDEAPALATYSLFPIIKAYTSTANIEVETRDISLAGRIIANFPERLTEAQKIGDALTELGEMAKTPDANIIKLPNISASIPQLQAAIKELQAQGYDLPYYPEEPQNDTERDIKARYDKIKGSAVNPVLREGNSDRRAPKAVKNYAKKNPHRMGAWSADSKSHVASMPGNDFYGSEKSVTIEKNTDVSIEFVAENGQTKTLKEKVSLLAGEIIDASVMSMSALQDFIAKEIEDAKAQGVLFSLHMKATMMKVSDPIIFGAAVKVYYKEVFEKYAELFAELGVDANNGIGDVYAKIGKLPAAQQDEVKAAIDAVYATRPALAMVNSDKGITNLHVPSDVIIDASMPAMIRTSGQMWNKEGNQQDTKAVIPDRSYAGVYQATIDFCKKNGAFDPSTMGSVANVGLMAQKAEEYGSHDKTFQLEGKGTVKVIDAEGNVLIEQSVAEGDIFRMCQVKDIPVQDWVKLAVNRARATGTPAVFWLDKNRAHDAELIKKVEQYLPEYDTEGLEIHILAPVEATQFSLERIKEGKDTISVTGNVLRDYLTDLFPILELGTSAKMLSIVPLINGGGLFETGAGGSAPKHVQQFEEENYLRWDSLGEFLALAVSLEHLSAKTGNYKAQVLADTLDEATGKFLDEDKSPARKLGQIDNRGSHFYLALYWAEALAAQDKDAELKAIFAPLATELSSNEAKIVEELIAVQGNAVNVEGYYSPNEELASKAMRPSATLNNALDSISKAVI, encoded by the coding sequence ATGACTGAAAAGAAGCCAAAGATTATTTACACGAAAACAGACGAAGCACCTGCATTAGCTACCTATTCTTTGTTTCCTATCATTAAAGCTTATACTTCCACAGCAAACATTGAGGTAGAAACTCGTGATATTTCACTGGCTGGACGTATCATCGCTAATTTTCCTGAGCGATTGACAGAGGCTCAGAAAATTGGAGATGCTTTAACTGAATTGGGGGAAATGGCAAAGACACCTGATGCAAATATTATCAAACTCCCAAATATTAGTGCTTCTATCCCTCAGCTTCAAGCTGCAATTAAAGAATTACAAGCACAAGGTTACGATCTTCCTTATTACCCAGAAGAGCCACAAAACGATACTGAAAGAGATATTAAGGCTCGTTATGACAAGATTAAAGGTAGTGCTGTAAACCCAGTACTAAGAGAAGGAAATTCAGATAGACGTGCGCCGAAAGCAGTTAAGAATTATGCCAAGAAAAACCCACATCGCATGGGCGCTTGGTCTGCTGATTCAAAGTCGCATGTGGCAAGTATGCCAGGTAATGACTTTTACGGAAGTGAAAAGTCAGTGACAATTGAGAAAAATACGGACGTAAGTATTGAGTTCGTAGCTGAAAACGGACAAACTAAGACTTTAAAAGAAAAAGTATCTCTTCTTGCGGGTGAAATCATTGATGCTTCCGTAATGAGCATGAGTGCACTTCAAGACTTTATTGCAAAAGAGATCGAAGATGCAAAAGCACAAGGAGTTCTTTTCTCTCTTCACATGAAAGCTACAATGATGAAGGTTTCTGATCCTATCATCTTTGGTGCTGCAGTGAAAGTGTATTACAAAGAAGTCTTCGAAAAATATGCAGAGCTATTTGCTGAATTGGGTGTTGATGCTAACAACGGTATTGGTGATGTATATGCTAAAATCGGAAAGTTACCAGCAGCTCAACAAGACGAAGTTAAAGCAGCAATCGATGCTGTTTATGCTACTCGTCCAGCATTGGCAATGGTGAATTCTGATAAAGGAATCACAAACCTTCACGTTCCTTCAGATGTGATTATTGATGCTTCTATGCCTGCAATGATCCGTACATCTGGTCAAATGTGGAACAAAGAAGGTAATCAACAAGATACAAAAGCGGTTATTCCAGACCGTTCTTATGCTGGTGTTTATCAAGCTACAATCGACTTCTGTAAGAAGAATGGTGCATTTGATCCTTCTACAATGGGCTCAGTTGCAAACGTTGGTTTGATGGCTCAAAAAGCAGAAGAATATGGTTCTCATGACAAAACGTTCCAATTGGAAGGTAAGGGTACTGTAAAAGTAATTGATGCAGAAGGAAACGTTTTGATCGAGCAATCAGTAGCTGAAGGTGATATCTTCAGAATGTGTCAAGTGAAAGATATTCCTGTTCAAGACTGGGTGAAATTGGCAGTAAACAGAGCGAGAGCAACTGGTACTCCAGCAGTATTCTGGTTGGATAAGAACAGAGCACATGATGCTGAATTGATCAAGAAAGTAGAGCAATACCTTCCTGAGTATGATACTGAAGGATTGGAAATCCATATCTTAGCACCAGTAGAAGCTACTCAATTCTCTCTAGAGCGTATCAAAGAAGGAAAAGATACAATTTCAGTAACAGGTAATGTACTTCGTGATTATTTGACTGACTTGTTCCCAATTCTTGAACTTGGTACAAGTGCGAAAATGCTTTCAATTGTTCCATTGATTAACGGTGGTGGATTGTTCGAAACTGGTGCAGGTGGATCAGCTCCTAAGCACGTTCAACAGTTTGAGGAAGAAAACTACTTGAGATGGGATTCATTGGGAGAGTTCTTGGCATTGGCAGTTTCGTTGGAGCACCTAAGCGCAAAAACTGGAAACTACAAAGCTCAAGTTCTTGCAGATACCTTGGATGAAGCTACAGGTAAATTCTTGGATGAAGATAAATCTCCTGCGCGTAAGCTAGGTCAGATTGATAACCGTGGTAGCCACTTCTACCTTGCACTTTATTGGGCTGAAGCATTAGCAGCTCAAGATAAAGATGCTGAGTTGAAAGCAATTTTTGCTCCTTTGGCAACTGAATTGTCTAGCAACGAAGCTAAGATTGTAGAAGAGCTTATCGCTGTTCAAGGAAATGCTGTAAACGTTGAAGGTTACTACAGCCCTAACGAAGAGCTAGCTTCTAAAGCAATGAGACCAAGTGCTACATTGAACAATGCATTAGACTCAATTTCAAAAGCAGTGATCTAA
- a CDS encoding AMP-dependent synthetase/ligase translates to MNDSKRVHLVEAIRANVQKYGERAAFKYQSPGSNEWVATSWKSFGEKIDKLAKSLIKLGVKSQETIGIFSQNMPQWSITDLGALSVKAITVPIYATNTAEQASYILKDAAVRVLFVGEQDQLDKSLEILDQHEELLKIVAFEKDIDLRGCQKAIHFDDLIAQEFTAEEEAEYQERLANAKFDDLLTLIYTSGTTGTPKGVMLDYSNFAKTFEIHDIRVPVNESDHSLCFLPLSHVYERTWSFYVYYNGATNFILKDPKQIAQAIPEVAPTAMCSVPRLYEKIHTGILQKAGQATGVKKKLFDWAIATGLEFVEHKIEGTSPSIILKAKNSIADKLIFSKLRNAIFGGQPRLLPVGGSKLSDEITKFMHAIGLPINYGYGMTETVATVSCFVENETPIGSIGTPMPDVQIKIGDNNEILVKSETVMKGYYNLPEATAEVFTEDGWFRTGDAGYIDSKGHMVLTDRIKDLMKTSGGKYIAPQLIEAKISNDQFVEQIAVIGDERKYVSALIVPAFEALEEYAKNMGIMFKNRKELIENVQIKEMFDQRIEELQKSLAKFEKIKKFTLLPAEFTIEKGEITPTLKVKRKVVIDNYKKLIEKMYKH, encoded by the coding sequence ATGAACGATTCAAAAAGAGTGCATCTCGTTGAGGCGATAAGGGCTAACGTTCAGAAGTATGGAGAGCGAGCTGCATTCAAATATCAATCTCCAGGATCAAATGAATGGGTTGCCACTTCTTGGAAATCCTTTGGTGAGAAAATAGATAAATTAGCAAAGTCTCTAATCAAACTTGGGGTTAAATCTCAAGAAACGATTGGTATCTTTTCTCAAAATATGCCACAATGGTCTATCACAGACCTTGGCGCACTTAGTGTAAAAGCCATCACAGTTCCTATTTACGCCACAAATACAGCCGAACAAGCTAGTTATATCTTAAAAGATGCTGCTGTCCGAGTATTGTTTGTTGGAGAGCAGGATCAACTTGATAAATCCCTAGAAATTCTTGATCAACACGAAGAACTACTGAAAATTGTAGCCTTTGAAAAAGACATTGATCTTAGAGGTTGTCAGAAAGCAATTCATTTTGATGATTTAATTGCTCAAGAATTCACTGCTGAAGAAGAAGCCGAATATCAAGAAAGATTAGCAAATGCAAAATTTGACGATCTTCTTACCCTAATCTATACTTCTGGTACTACAGGTACGCCTAAAGGGGTAATGCTAGACTACAGCAACTTTGCTAAAACTTTTGAGATTCATGATATCCGAGTTCCTGTAAATGAGTCCGACCATTCTTTATGTTTCCTTCCACTTAGCCACGTTTATGAGCGTACATGGAGTTTCTATGTATACTACAACGGAGCTACAAACTTCATTTTGAAGGATCCAAAGCAAATTGCACAAGCAATTCCTGAGGTTGCACCAACAGCCATGTGTTCTGTTCCTCGTCTTTATGAAAAAATCCATACAGGAATTCTTCAAAAAGCTGGACAAGCAACTGGCGTTAAGAAAAAGCTATTTGATTGGGCTATTGCTACAGGATTAGAATTTGTTGAGCACAAAATTGAAGGAACTTCTCCTTCTATCATCTTAAAAGCTAAGAACTCAATTGCCGACAAACTTATTTTCTCAAAATTGAGAAATGCCATTTTTGGTGGTCAACCTCGTCTACTTCCTGTAGGTGGTTCTAAACTTTCTGATGAAATCACGAAGTTTATGCATGCCATCGGTCTTCCTATCAATTATGGGTATGGAATGACTGAGACTGTAGCTACCGTTTCATGTTTTGTAGAGAATGAGACACCTATCGGTTCAATCGGTACACCAATGCCAGATGTTCAAATTAAGATTGGTGATAACAATGAAATCTTAGTGAAAAGTGAAACAGTAATGAAAGGTTATTACAACCTTCCAGAAGCTACTGCTGAAGTTTTCACAGAAGATGGCTGGTTCAGAACTGGAGATGCTGGTTACATCGATTCTAAAGGTCATATGGTACTTACAGACCGTATCAAAGACTTGATGAAGACCTCTGGAGGTAAATATATTGCTCCTCAATTAATTGAAGCAAAAATCTCAAATGACCAGTTTGTAGAACAAATTGCAGTTATTGGAGATGAAAGAAAGTACGTTTCTGCTTTGATTGTCCCTGCCTTTGAAGCGTTGGAAGAATATGCTAAAAACATGGGTATCATGTTTAAGAACAGAAAAGAATTGATCGAAAATGTTCAGATCAAAGAAATGTTCGATCAGCGTATTGAAGAACTTCAAAAGAGCTTGGCTAAATTCGAGAAAATCAAGAAGTTCACTCTTTTACCAGCAGAGTTTACAATTGAAAAAGGTGAAATCACTCCTACACTTAAAGTTAAGCGTAAAGTAGTGATTGATAACTATAAGAAACTGATTGAGAAAATGTATAAACATTAA
- a CDS encoding AMP-binding protein: protein MLFPWYAKYDEQVVHDIDLTKYNSILDILEEGFEKYADQLAYECMGQQMTYRQVDEASKQFAAYLQKDLGLQKGDRVAIQMPNTLQYPIVMFGVLRAGMIVVNTNPLYTEREMKHQFNDAGVKAIVILANFASKLERILKDTPVEHIIVTELGDLHSPLKGWFINTAVKHLKKMVPAYNLPTAIGFKKVMKKAASLTWDKPKVKQEDAAFLQYTGGTTGVSKGAILSHRNIIANVEQNYQWMRYKLNEGEEVVISALPLYHVFSMSVNCLTMFRMGAFNVLVTNPKDIPGFIKILSKHRFTFFTGVNTLFNALMNDPSFAQLDFSGLHISIGGGMAVQQAVANRWEEMTGCPLMEGYGLSETSPVVSTQPFKGEVRLGTIGLPFPSTQMSVRDDDGNVVEQGEAGEICIKGPQVFSGYWNLPEETKEAFFEGDWFRSGDIGTMDEDGYFRIVDRKKDMILVSGFNVYPNEVEDVLAMHESVAEVAVIGIPDEKTSEAVKAYIVFKEGKEATDKELQQHCRNYLTNYKVPKHYSFEKELPKSGVGKILRRLLKEDAK, encoded by the coding sequence ATGTTGTTTCCTTGGTATGCAAAATACGATGAACAAGTAGTTCATGACATCGATTTAACGAAATACAATTCAATCCTAGATATATTAGAAGAAGGCTTTGAGAAATATGCTGACCAACTCGCTTATGAGTGTATGGGGCAGCAAATGACTTACCGCCAAGTTGACGAAGCCTCCAAACAGTTTGCCGCTTATCTACAAAAAGACCTTGGTTTACAAAAAGGTGACCGAGTAGCTATACAGATGCCTAACACATTGCAATACCCTATTGTAATGTTTGGTGTACTTAGAGCTGGTATGATTGTAGTAAACACCAATCCTCTATATACAGAAAGAGAAATGAAGCATCAATTCAATGATGCGGGTGTAAAAGCAATTGTTATCTTGGCAAACTTTGCTTCAAAACTAGAGCGTATTTTAAAAGACACTCCTGTTGAGCATATCATCGTAACAGAGCTTGGAGATCTTCATTCGCCATTAAAAGGTTGGTTTATTAACACTGCGGTGAAGCATCTCAAAAAGATGGTCCCAGCTTATAATTTACCAACTGCAATTGGATTCAAGAAGGTAATGAAAAAAGCAGCTTCCTTGACTTGGGATAAACCTAAGGTAAAACAAGAAGATGCAGCATTTTTACAATATACAGGAGGTACTACAGGAGTTTCTAAAGGTGCAATTTTATCTCATAGAAACATTATTGCCAATGTAGAACAGAATTACCAGTGGATGCGCTACAAATTAAATGAGGGCGAAGAAGTTGTTATTTCTGCATTGCCTCTTTACCATGTCTTCTCAATGTCAGTAAACTGTCTGACTATGTTTAGAATGGGCGCATTCAATGTACTAGTTACGAATCCTAAAGACATTCCTGGATTCATCAAAATCTTATCTAAGCATAGATTCACCTTCTTCACAGGAGTAAATACATTATTTAATGCTTTGATGAATGATCCATCTTTTGCTCAACTAGACTTCAGTGGACTACATATTTCTATTGGTGGAGGTATGGCTGTACAACAAGCCGTTGCTAACCGTTGGGAAGAAATGACTGGATGCCCTCTAATGGAAGGCTATGGACTTTCTGAAACATCACCTGTAGTAAGTACACAGCCTTTTAAAGGTGAAGTAAGATTAGGTACGATTGGTCTACCATTCCCAAGTACACAAATGTCTGTTCGTGATGATGATGGAAATGTGGTAGAACAAGGTGAAGCTGGAGAAATCTGCATCAAAGGCCCTCAAGTTTTTAGCGGATACTGGAATTTACCAGAAGAAACTAAAGAGGCATTCTTCGAAGGTGATTGGTTCAGAAGTGGCGATATCGGGACAATGGATGAGGATGGATATTTCAGAATTGTAGACCGTAAAAAAGATATGATCTTAGTTTCTGGTTTCAATGTATATCCAAATGAAGTAGAAGATGTACTCGCTATGCATGAAAGTGTAGCAGAAGTAGCTGTAATTGGTATTCCTGATGAAAAAACTTCTGAAGCAGTAAAAGCATATATTGTATTTAAAGAAGGCAAAGAAGCTACAGATAAGGAATTACAACAACATTGTAGAAACTACCTTACAAACTATAAAGTGCCAAAGCATTACTCTTTTGAAAAAGAACTTCCTAAGTCAGGTGTAGGTAAGATCTTAAGAAGATTATTAAAAGAAGATGCTAAATAA